From the genome of Astatotilapia calliptera chromosome 3, fAstCal1.2, whole genome shotgun sequence:
gttatttattgTCAGTTTACTTTTGGTCGAATATGTGGGATTCCCAAATATTATACATGTTGTTTGTAATAAGTGTCAATGTTGATTTATTATAGTCAAACCAAGTTTGTAtaagcaaacaatattgttttcaATGTCTTTGAAATTTCACATGTATGTCAGTAATGTACAATATGGACAGGCATGTGTCAGGAAAGTAAAGTTTGATGTTGTATAAAGTTGTGAGTGTGTctgctcctctctgtctcctcaacaGGATCATTTGTAGTGGATGTGACACAGAGCTCCTATCAGGCAGAGGAGAACCACAACATCACACTGGAGTGGACGTTCACCACCAAACCAGACACGCCCCTCTCAGCACTGAAGATCCGCTGTAGCCTGATAACTGATCAGAAACCCTTAACTCTGTATTATCTTCGTGATGGTGTCGAGTTCTCAGAGGATCAGGACAAAAAGTTTTCAGGACGAGTCCAGAGTGACAAAGACGCCCTCAGAGAAGGACGAATCAGACTCCAGCTGTCCAGACTCAGGACTGAGGACTCGGGTCTGTACCTGTGTGAGGTGGACACAGGTTATGGCCACGGCTACAACAGCTGCAGAGTCACCGTCTCTGGTAAGACAATTCACTTATACACGTCTGATCACTGTGATCTTAGTCTGGAACCTGAGATAAGAATGTTCTTATAAATCTAACATCAAACGAGAAGATTTTTGGTCTCTTTGATAGTTCCCACAGCTGTcgtggatgtttgtttgttttctacagACATACATATCATTGTGTTCAGaagttttacacacacatcatCACAGGCTTGAAATTGATGgtaattttgggcttttaattGTTTCTTTGAACTCAACAGCATTCGTCTTTATATTATATTAGTCTTTATATCATTTTTATCAATCGATTATGACTCAAAttatttttgtggttttctaGATGCAAACTTCACTAAATCCTCGACAATGAAGATACCACTGCTTTCCAGAAGCCTCCAAACTCCAGATCATCAGGACACGACTCCAACAAATGGTGAGAAAACAGTCCAACTCTTCTCTGCATCATCcctgtttgggggtttttgtgtATTACTTTGTGTAACTTCTTGTCTTTTCTACTTCAGCAGGTCGATCCAGGGTCGCTGTGGTTCTTCTCATCGCTTTTATATCGGCTGTTGCTGgtcttactgtatatttttgCTGCCATCATCAGCATCAAACTGTAagtaagaaacaaacaaataaacacaaacttgTTGTTGCTTCTTGTGCCGTCAGAATGAGTCATTATTCTCCTTCTTTCAGCAGAAGCATCCAGAGGAGGATGAGACAGGAACAGAAACACTGCCAGTCTAGCTGACTTGCTCAAAGGAACATTAGTGTGAATGAAGCTGAGCGTGTTAGAGATATACCTTTGCTTGATCTTTAGTCATGTTGGAGATTTAAACCAGCAACCGCAGGGACACACTCAGGACGCTAAAATCTCGTGGAGAGACTGAGCTGAATCCCAGAGTCCTCCAAACttcaagaaacagaaaatggaTCCAACCTTTCTCttcatcatttctgtttttgcgTTAAAATTGATCTTTTTGGCGGGGGGTTACTCTTTTACATAAGAATAAAGGAGACCATTAATGCAACAGGAACTATATATTGCctcatgtgttttctgttgctttACTTACTGCCCTGAATTGTGCTGTCTCTTTCCGACacctgtgtttattttgtcaaCCCTTtttcattcagattttttttttttttggctttctgGACTCTGGgagttttttggggggatatAAAGTATCTGAATCAatgtttctgattctgaatattgggagcaggaccacgcctccaaacacactcCTTCCGGTTCTCATCTgtataggttcccccagttctaaAAGTTGTTCGTTCTCATTCATGTGCCCCAtcctccctccccttttcagttctttaacttcttcacctCTATTTAATACAGGGGtgtaactccaggcctcgagggccggtgtcctgcaggttttagatgtgtccttgatccaacacagctgatttaaatggctaaattaccttctcaacatgtcttgtagttttccagaggctggtaatgaactaatcatttgattcaggtgtgttgtgtTATCCCAGGGTGAaaactaaaacctgcaggacaccggccctcgaggcctggtgTTCCCCACTCCTgatttagtacatggggatctgccagacCCAGGAGCCCTGCCAATCCTCTTTGAGGCCTTTCCCAAATTGTAGCTCTATTCATGGCCAAGCCATTCACCTTAACCTACTAAAAAATGACAGCCGTCAGTGAGTGTGTGACGATCCATAGGCAGACACTGATAATGACCTTTTTCTGTTCAGTTCAGCGACCGTATCTTCATTCATATGAAGTGTGATCGTAGTCAAATGTTATCGGAAACTATGATTGCGATGTGTGCATtaaattttcatatttaagGAAGACATTGCAGTTAAACTATTCTCAGCAATGCTGCAAACTCTGACATGATACCAAGCAAATGCAGTATTATTGATACATTTAACTTCCAATAGCACCTTATGTACTAAAAGATCATTTATTAGTACAATGATGATAAAAATGGAAGGATAAACAGGCCAGTGTCACACTAACTAAACATAACTAAATGGATAAAACACATGGTCCAAGGTCAGAGCCAGCTACACCATGAGTCACACTTTACATGTAGATCTGTCCTCTaagaccaggggtcggcaacctgcggctctttagtccttatactgcggctccgcgtggtttgggaaaataaattagaagtatttagctgaagtgtattttatttatgttcttttttaacttgtagttctaaattggaagattatt
Proteins encoded in this window:
- the LOC113018989 gene encoding uncharacterized protein LOC113018989 isoform X1, producing the protein MDFMPFLVVPLWTSILHLDFVKGSFVVDVTQSSYQAEENHNITLEWTFTTKPDTPLSALKIRCSLITDQKPLTLYYLRDGVEFSEDQDKKFSGRVQSDKDALREGRIRLQLSRLRTEDSGLYLCEVDTGYGHGYNSCRVTVSDANFTKSSTMKIPLLSRSLQTPDHQDTTPTNAGRSSVAVVLLIAFISAVAVAGLIVYFCCHHQNRTKHPEDDETETEPLPV
- the LOC113018989 gene encoding uncharacterized protein LOC113018989 isoform X4, with amino-acid sequence MDFMPFLVVPLWTSILHLDFVKGSFVVDVTQSSYQAEENHNITLEWTFTTKPDTPLSALKIRCSLITDQKPLTLYYLRDGVEFSEDQDKKFSGRVQSDKDALREGRIRLQLSRLRTEDSGLYLCEVDTGYGHGYNSCRVTVSDANFTKSSTMKIPLLSRSLQTPDHQDTTPTNGRSRVAVVLLIAFISAVAGLTVYFCCHHQHQTQKHPEEDETGTETLPV
- the LOC113018989 gene encoding uncharacterized protein LOC113018989 isoform X2 translates to MDFMPFLVVPLWTSILHLDFVKGSFVVDVTQSSYQAEENHNITLEWTFTTKPDTPLSALKIRCSLITDQKPLTLYYLRDGVEFSEDQDKKFSGRVQSDKDALREGRIRLQLSRLRTEDSGLYLCEVDTGYGHGYNSCRVTVSDANFTKSSTMKIPLLSRSLQTPDHQDTTPTNAGRSRVAVVLLIAFISAVAGLTVYFCCHHQHQTQKHPEEDETGTETLPV
- the LOC113018989 gene encoding uncharacterized protein LOC113018989 isoform X3 is translated as MDFMPFLVVPLWTSILHLDFVKGSFVVDVTQSSYQAEENHNITLEWTFTTKPDTPLSALKIRCSLITDQKPLTLYYLRDGVEFSEDQDKKFSGRVQSDKDALREGRIRLQLSRLRTEDSGLYLCEVDTGYGHGYNSCRVTVSDANFTKSSTMKIPLLSRSLQTPDHQDTTPTNAGRSRVAVVLLIAFISAVAGLTVYFCCHHQHQTKHPEEDETGTETLPV